In a genomic window of Lacrimispora sp. BS-2:
- a CDS encoding phosphotriesterase-related protein (phosphotriesterase homology protein; PhP; YhfV; member of a family of proteins related to phosphotriesterase (PTE)), with product MEKGYTLMHEHITIDLSGVKKDPDCRLDCFEETKSELRALYQLGVRRILDVTNMGMGRNPEYVSNMEKATGIQILQSTGFYKEPFLPDFVYSMSETELAELAEKELTEGIGDSGIKARVIGEFGTSKNTMTDMEKKVFHSMALAAVRTGALVTTHTTLGTMALEQAVYLINAGIKPEKIIIGHLDLSQDPDYILSVLKEGVNIGFDTVGKNNYCPDRLRAKTLKRIAEEGFLGQVVLSMDITRKSHLKKWGGPGYAYLFETFLPLLREYGLSEEQIDMLLIDNPDRILK from the coding sequence ATGGAAAAAGGTTATACTTTGATGCATGAACACATTACCATAGACTTATCCGGGGTAAAAAAAGACCCGGATTGCCGTCTGGACTGCTTTGAGGAAACGAAAAGTGAGCTTCGCGCTCTGTATCAGCTTGGTGTCAGGCGGATTCTGGATGTAACCAACATGGGTATGGGAAGGAATCCGGAATACGTAAGCAATATGGAAAAAGCCACCGGCATCCAGATCCTGCAGTCCACCGGCTTTTATAAAGAGCCGTTTCTTCCGGATTTTGTGTATTCCATGTCTGAAACGGAGCTGGCAGAACTGGCCGAAAAGGAATTAACGGAAGGAATTGGGGATTCCGGCATCAAAGCAAGAGTCATAGGTGAGTTCGGAACCAGTAAAAACACCATGACAGATATGGAAAAAAAGGTGTTTCACTCCATGGCTCTGGCAGCGGTTCGTACCGGAGCCCTGGTTACCACACATACCACCCTTGGAACCATGGCTCTGGAACAGGCCGTATATTTAATAAATGCCGGGATAAAGCCGGAGAAGATCATCATCGGTCATTTAGACCTTTCCCAGGACCCGGATTATATTCTTTCAGTTCTTAAGGAAGGCGTCAACATCGGGTTTGATACTGTGGGTAAAAATAATTACTGCCCTGACCGGCTCCGTGCAAAAACGTTGAAGCGGATCGCGGAAGAAGGATTCCTTGGGCAGGTGGTATTATCTATGGATATTACCAGAAAATCTCATTTAAAAAAATGGGGAGGTCCGGGTTATGCATATCTGTTTGAAACCTTTCTTCCCTTGCTTCGGGAATACGGTTTATCTGAGGAACAAATCGATATGCTGCTGATTGATAATCCAGACCGGATTCTGAAATAA
- a CDS encoding aminotransferase class V-fold PLP-dependent enzyme, with protein MLTYPLSSISVEEAARLQFKVIDCITKAFSGREILNRGDLGVVPGLNKPLTTKKAEQVIADLFDGEACILVRGAGSGAIRSGLHSMLKPAEKILVHKAPVYSTTATSLEMLNIPAIEADYNDLDDIRRVMKENNDIKGAIIQYTRQKPDDRYDMSQVIKTIKECSHIPILTDDNYAAMKVSRIGIQCGADLSCFSSFKLLGPEGVGVIVGKACYIEKLVKECYSGGMQVQGHEALDVLRGLVYAPVALAIQAQVNEECVKRLNTGEIPHVKQAFLANAQSKVLLVEFYENIAEKVLKEAEKLGAAPNPVGAESKYELVPMFYRVSGTFRNADPTLESRMIRINPMRSGADTILRIIKEAVERVM; from the coding sequence ATGCTGACTTATCCGTTATCCAGTATCTCTGTGGAGGAGGCCGCCAGGCTGCAGTTCAAGGTGATTGATTGTATCACAAAAGCATTCAGCGGCCGTGAGATTTTAAACCGGGGAGACCTGGGGGTTGTTCCAGGACTTAATAAGCCCTTAACCACAAAAAAGGCAGAGCAGGTTATTGCAGACCTGTTTGATGGGGAAGCCTGTATCCTGGTAAGAGGAGCCGGAAGCGGAGCAATACGATCCGGACTCCACAGCATGCTAAAACCGGCTGAAAAAATCCTGGTACACAAGGCGCCCGTTTACAGCACCACTGCCACATCTCTTGAAATGTTAAACATACCGGCCATAGAGGCTGATTACAATGATCTGGACGATATACGCCGGGTAATGAAAGAAAACAATGATATTAAGGGGGCGATCATCCAATACACAAGGCAAAAACCGGATGACCGCTACGACATGTCCCAGGTAATAAAGACCATTAAGGAATGCAGCCATATTCCCATATTGACCGATGACAACTATGCCGCCATGAAAGTGAGCCGGATTGGTATCCAGTGCGGGGCAGACCTTTCCTGTTTTTCCTCATTTAAGCTGTTGGGGCCGGAAGGCGTAGGCGTTATCGTGGGAAAGGCATGCTACATTGAAAAGCTAGTGAAAGAATGTTATTCCGGAGGTATGCAGGTTCAGGGCCATGAAGCCCTGGATGTACTCCGCGGCCTTGTCTATGCGCCTGTGGCCCTGGCCATCCAGGCCCAGGTAAATGAAGAATGTGTAAAGCGGCTGAACACAGGTGAGATTCCTCATGTGAAACAGGCATTTCTGGCAAATGCCCAGTCAAAGGTGCTTTTGGTTGAGTTTTATGAGAACATTGCAGAAAAAGTCCTTAAGGAAGCCGAAAAGCTGGGAGCAGCACCGAATCCGGTGGGAGCGGAATCAAAATACGAATTGGTTCCCATGTTTTACCGGGTATCCGGCACCTTCCGGAATGCGGATCCTACACTGGAAAGCCGTATGATCCGGATTAACCCCATGCGTTCCGGGGCGGATACTATTTTACGCATTATAAAAGAAGCCGTAGAAAGAGTGATGTAA
- a CDS encoding alanine racemase, with amino-acid sequence MFLEQTIKRNPELIKASFELHQSGQIGPDSYVIDVDTFLENASFMLKEAKEKKIRLFFMLKQAGRNPYLAGKLMELGYEGAVVVDYKEARVMMDHRIPIANAGHLVQIPTAQVEEMVAYRPQMITVYSEEKISQIHHAAKKLGLLQDIILRVTSDSDVIYSGQTAGFPLDTLKDLAERVKTQYPSVRIAGVTSFPCFLYEENAHDLIPTVNMDTVKQAAVILKESGLPVTVLNTPSASCTYTLKKIKELGGNCAEPGHGLTGTTPMHADHMLKEVPCVTYVSEISHNFKGQAYCYGGGYYRRSHVKSALVGTAFDNYTEMGVIPPSNESIDYHFGLTKEGTVGDTVVMAFRYQIFVTRSDVVLVEGLKKKKPQIVGIYDSMGKKSER; translated from the coding sequence ATGTTTTTAGAGCAGACCATAAAACGAAACCCGGAACTGATCAAAGCATCCTTTGAGCTTCATCAGAGCGGGCAGATTGGGCCGGATTCTTATGTGATAGACGTGGATACTTTTCTGGAAAATGCATCTTTCATGTTAAAAGAAGCAAAAGAAAAAAAAATCCGGCTGTTCTTCATGCTGAAACAGGCCGGGAGAAATCCCTATCTGGCAGGGAAGCTGATGGAACTGGGCTATGAAGGAGCAGTTGTGGTGGATTATAAGGAAGCCAGAGTCATGATGGATCACCGGATCCCCATTGCAAATGCAGGACATCTGGTACAGATTCCTACTGCCCAGGTAGAAGAGATGGTAGCATACCGCCCTCAGATGATCACCGTTTATTCCGAAGAAAAAATCAGCCAAATCCATCATGCAGCAAAGAAACTGGGACTTTTACAGGATATCATTCTCCGTGTTACCAGTGATTCGGATGTAATCTACTCCGGACAGACAGCAGGGTTCCCCCTTGATACATTAAAAGATCTGGCAGAACGGGTCAAAACCCAGTATCCCAGTGTAAGGATTGCAGGCGTTACATCTTTCCCCTGTTTTTTATATGAAGAAAACGCCCATGACCTGATCCCTACCGTGAATATGGATACCGTAAAACAGGCGGCTGTCATTTTAAAGGAGAGCGGATTACCTGTAACCGTTTTAAACACGCCTTCTGCTTCCTGTACCTACACCTTAAAAAAGATCAAAGAGCTGGGTGGAAACTGTGCTGAGCCGGGACATGGCCTGACCGGAACCACTCCAATGCATGCGGACCATATGCTTAAGGAAGTCCCGTGTGTTACTTATGTAAGTGAAATATCCCACAATTTTAAAGGGCAGGCTTATTGCTATGGCGGCGGATATTACAGACGCTCCCACGTAAAGTCAGCCCTGGTTGGAACCGCTTTTGATAATTACACAGAAATGGGCGTTATTCCGCCTTCCAATGAAAGCATTGATTATCATTTCGGCCTGACAAAAGAAGGGACGGTAGGAGATACTGTGGTAATGGCATTCCGTTACCAGATCTTCGTTACCCGGTCGGATGTGGTTTTGGTGGAAGGATTAAAAAAGAAAAAGCCGCAAATTGTTGGAATATATGACAGCATGGGGAAAAAGAGTGAAAGATAA